In one Musa acuminata AAA Group cultivar baxijiao chromosome BXJ2-5, Cavendish_Baxijiao_AAA, whole genome shotgun sequence genomic region, the following are encoded:
- the LOC103984921 gene encoding protein trichome birefringence-like 28: MHSPRRKSPPSESPFAVAKLAGSYIRKGGHLPVVVVVVTIFVFALVVMYSEDIRSIAAEYSLSRFKARGYDLARGSNDSTSHRQPMAEKKKPRKKRDEKSARSVVSVPESCDLSDGEWVFDDVNYPLYREDQCQFLSEQVSCLNNGRREAMYQKWRWQPKGCSLPKFDARLLLERLRGKRMMFVGDSMNRNQWESFVCLLQTALPPEEWSRRVDGSRSIFTVEDYDASIEFYWAPFLVESNSDDPEIHSIAVRIIKADSIEKHAVHWKGADVLVFDTYIWWMNTPKIKVLRPGAKNWTEHDEIVRREAYERVLRTLSNWVDQNLDPNRSSVFFMSMSPLHSRSTYWGNPDGIKCAKETMPIQNMTGVRLGMDKNLFAVAKNVTGSTARVPITFIDITTMSEYRKDAHTSVYTVRQGELLTPEQQAKPAEFADCIHWCVPGLPDTWNQILYARLLSARPRQ, encoded by the exons ATGCACTCCCCTCGCCGGAAATCCCCGCCTTCGGAGTCGCCGTTCGCGGTCGCCAAGCTCGCCGGATCCTACATCAGAAAAGGCGGCCACCtccccgtcgtcgtcgtcgtcgtgacCATCTTCGTCTTTGCCTTGGTGGTGATGTACAGCGAGGACATCAGGTCCATCGCCGCCGAGTACTCTTTGTCGCGATTCAAAGCCCGGGGTTACGACCTCGCCCGTGGTAGCAATGACTCCACCAGCCACCGACAACCTATGGCTGAGAAAAAGAAGCCTAGGAAGAAGAGAGACGAGAAGAGCGCCAGATCGGTCGTCAGCGTGCCGGAGTCGTGCGATCTGTCGGATGGCGAGTGGGTGTTCGACGATGTGAACTATCCGCTCTACCGGGAGGATCAGTGCCAGTTCCTGTCGGAGCAGGTGTCGTGCCTGAATAACGGCCGCCGGGAGGCCATGTACCAGAAGTGGCGGTGGCAGCCCAAGGGCTGCTCCTTGCCCAA ATTCGACGCGAGGCTGCTGCTGGAGAGGCTGCGGGGGAAGCGGATGATGTTCGTCGGCGACTCGATGAACCGGAACCAGTGGGAGTCCTTCGTCTGCCTGCTGCAGACGGCGCTACCGCCGGAGGAGTGGAGCCGCAGGGTCGACGGCTCCCGTTCGATCTTCACGGTAGAG GACTACGACGCGTCGATCGAGTTCTACTGGGCACCGTTCCTGGTGGAGTCGAACTCCGACGACCCCGAGATCCACAGCATCGCGGTGAGGATCATCAAGGCCGATTCGATCGAGAAGCATGCGGTGCACTGGAAGGGGGCGGATGTGCTGGTGTTCGACACCTACATCTGGTGGATGAACACCCCAAAGATAAAAGTGCT GCGTCCGGGGGCCAAGAACTGGACGGAGCATGATGAGATCGTGAGACGGGAAGCGTACGAGCGAGTTCTGAGGACTCTGTCAAATTGGGTGGATCAGAACTTGGATCCCAACAGGTCGTCGGTGTTCTTCATGAGCATGTCTCCTCTCCACAGCAG GAGCACGTACTGGGGCAACCCAGATGGGATCAAGTGTGCCAAGGAGACGATGCCGATACAGAACATGACCGGAGTGCGTCTCGGAATGGACAAGAACTTGTTCGCGGTGGCAAAGAACGTGACGGGATCGACGGCGCGGGTGCCCATCACCTTCATCGACATCACGACCATGTCGGAGTACCGCAAGGACGCTCACACGTCGGTGTACACGGTGCGGCAGGGGGAGCTGCTGACGCCGGAGCAGCAGGCTAAGCCGGCCGAGTTCGCCGACTGCATCCACTGGTGCGTGCCCGGCCTGCCCGATACCTGGAACCAAATTCTCTACGCTCGGCTCCTCTCTGCCCGCCCACGCCAATGA